In Vespula pensylvanica isolate Volc-1 chromosome 2, ASM1446617v1, whole genome shotgun sequence, the genomic window tagTCAGGATCTCCGAGATGgagaatttttctcgataaaaacgTGCGCCGTAAAAAACCGTAGCTCAACCTCAAACATCggataaagtattatatttaattaatcgtggTTACGTTCAACGgggaaattttcttttcctattttctttttttttacatgtcGAGCAACCGCCACTTTAGGCAGCAATGCCTCTGTCGTTGTTCGTACGTATAAATCACACACCTTTGGCGTGACtcgaatataaatcaaaaGCTAGCCGCGGAACCGCAGTCTCGACGCGGATTCTACGCGCGTACCTTTGCGTTAGGGTTGCCATGAGGCGTTGGCTACACTGTGGTTCCGCGAAATTTGCATTTCcctgagagagaaggagaggaaaaacaCGAGTGCCTCTGCACTGAtagtacttttatttttctatttttactagTATTCACGTTGTTTACATCTCGCCATAGAGTGCAACTTATTCTCTTATCTCCTCCTCGATTACCACGAACTCATACCGACAACGTGACGctattacgaagaaaagaatgtgttagatttgattttttatttaatatatatgaagaaaaagagaaaaaagtaaactgGCCAAGTGTTACCAAGAATTTTACCGaacgatgataaatattatgtattgaTCGGTGGACattgcaaaaaatatttacaatttattaatctgtccgttgatttttttcaaaagtattttctttttttatcttataaatacTGGAAAGTACGAACAATTATTACTTCTTCGTAACatcatactttttcttcgagaacgtatgtaggtagatatacacgtatacgatGGTAGTATAGTAAGTTTGATAAGATCTCGTTCCACTTTTttaaaagcaagaagaaacgATGGCGAAAGTTCTCCTAGAGAAACTTCTCCCAAAACACGAACTCGCGTATGTACCTACCTACTCGAATTGGCACGTCATCCTGTTACGAGGGAGCAATACAGAGTTTCTCGCTATAGAACGACCATTGCGATGTAGCCTGAAACCGAACAATCCGATCTCACGGTAGAGATTACTGAATTAGGAGAATTTCTAAACTGAATTACAACATAGGAGAAGGAAGGcataaaggagaagaagatgtaagggaaagaaagacaatTTCTATGCACAAAATTCCAATTCCCAACAAAGCTGAAATATCATCGTATTATCCCTCGTTTTCCTGCTCATGACACTTTCTGATAAGAATTCCGAAATACGATCGCTACCAATCTCTATTTTCCAATTGTAGACAAATCTAATGATTATTCGTTATTACGAATATTCTCCTTTTTGCGAAGATCTTCCACTATCTgcagatttatttttcattctgaAATGTAtttgagtttttttttattacgcttcaagtaattaacgattaaactCGACAATGCTAACGctaattattacgaataagCTAGCGGTAAGTGAACAACGTTGTAAAGTACATGTATATCCCTTCTTGTTATCAACGATACTGTCGTTATCAGCGACATTAATCCTTACATAGAACCACGTCGACTTCGTctgatacatttatatacatatatatatacatatatatacatatatatatacatatatatatatatatatatatatatatatatatatgtacatatataggtacgtGAAGCTACTCGAGCATCGTCGTTAGCCAACGGGTGGTAAAGGCTtgaatacaaattaattaacgcGAGAGACGCCAAAGATACCAAGCCTTTGActcttcatttcattttccttcttccctttatttctttgcACGGAGGACTTCAGATTTTATAACCTCAAAATACCATTATTGTGAAAGCACGCTCCAAGAACGAACAAAACTTTTCACATTACTATTTCCTTAAAACAATGATTCTAATCTGCAATGCAgaaagttgaaagaaaaagagagaaaaagagagattcgcgataataatggaaaaagGACAAATAGTTATCGGTTTTGGTATCTGAAAGAACATTAATTGCTGACAAAGTGAAAGACTTATTGCAAGACTTATCGACTATCTTCTTGAgattttctcgagaaaaatcatacataaatttctttcattgtttttatactgaaagatataaagataataattactaataatacgagtataataacaaaaaaattttattactttgatttgataaatttgattCTTATTCGTTTCTGATATCCTGACTCGTTCTGATATGCATACACATTTCTTCcgtcattcttttcttcatcctgACATCTCTGCAATGAGACAATTTTCAAAAGCAAAGAtcacagaaaaaaataaaaaaagacaaaagaacaGCAGAGATAACAGCACAGGAATATATTTCCTAGTACATAATTTAAAATCGTCGCTGACAGCAAGTTCATTCTAGTGAGTGACGCATACACATACGACGATGACTTCCCTATACGTCGCGTCAAATGAAGCTTAAAATTGTCGCACAAGGAGACAACCACATGCTTGCTTCGATGATCAAGGAAGAATTTCATGGCTATTTGAGAATTTTGTTGGTATAATAAACGAGGAAAGGATATCCTATACACGCGTGCATACATGCATGCGTATAGTTGCTGTGTATGGATAGAAAGGGCTTGGGGACAAAAGATTCAATCGTCGAAAAGCTTTTGTAagaatcattttcattcgtacatatcgtaaaataaaattgatgtttatgaatttaaattaaaaaaaaaaaatcatctaaAAGACATCCTACCGTACAATAACGAATTACTTATCCCAAAGAAATCATCATTCAAAAGATGGTGCTAGAAACAGTAATACtactatacacatattatatatcacaCTCTCTCGCACAGATTCTTGCAAAGCTTGGGCTAATTCAAAGGCAGCCTAAATCGATTGAAGATAAAGTCTGTTATCTTTTTAGCTCGCGTATTTTTCAACTAACGAGTTAACACTGCTAAGAGCGACGAGTGGTAAACGAGTTtgaaatctaaagaaaaagcatCTTGTTCATTGCATCGCTTCGAAGcaacccttcttttttcctttcttctacaCATTCTCCTTTACCTTTCTCGAGAGCATTAGGatattgatgaaaaaaaatggcaCGAACTAGTAGACCGCGTGAAGGGGGAAGAATTCGTTCCATTTCAGATTTGGGTTGCGATAAATACGGGCGCGACCGTACTCTTCtccctcctcttttcctctctctctctctttctctctctctttctttatctctattttctctctctcaatttctctctctctctctctctctctctctNNNNNNNNNNNNNNNNNNNNNNNNNNNNNNNNNNNNNNNNNNNNNNNNNNNNNNNNNNNNNNNNNNNNNNNNNNNNNNNNNNNNNNNNNNNNNNNNNNNNNNNNctctctctctctctctctctctctctctctctttcctctcggAGCTAATGTACGTCGGTTGTTACATCGTGGTGGTTATCTTCATAGCAAACGACTACCCCAAAGGACCCCCCGCGAAAGCTCTTTCAAAAAAGTTCCCACGTCGCTCCCTTCTAGATGCTCTGCTCGTCTAACCCAACTCgtccattctctctttctctctctctctctctctctctctctctctctctctctctctctctctctctttcatacttacatatatatacacacatatcttGACTCTCCGTCATCTTTTTAACCTCGAGACTTTTCACAAAAACATCGAAGGAGAAACACCCGGTCGTCTCTTTTGTGCCCGTCAACTGCAAGCTCATCCGCGGAAACTGTCCGATTTTCTTCGCGATAACGTGTCTTCATCGAGGGGTTTCGTCGCGCTGCTAGCTTCTCCATCGCTATTCTCCATCGCTATTGTACTCATCCTTATCATCGTCTTCACGAAAACGTAAATCGCTATTCTCCGCGAAAATGCGAGACTTCGTCGTGAAAAACGTACGTATATGAGTtttaaagaatacaaaatGAGAATACGTTTAGTTAGAacatataaatcgattaatcaaGGAGTTAATATTACAATAGTTGTATTGTTATTccatattttgattaattttaacgaCAATACGTCATCATGatacataatttcttttttcagagaTTTGTAAGGAAAGAATATTATACTAgctatttaataaatattaagtgGGAAAGATAGTaatattggaaataataatgttaatagtAAAATGATTACATTATCCTAATTATTTGtacaaaatttaatgaaacaataaattattgcatatatattacattgtaCATTAAGCTAGATTACGcattaatatattgtaatttagaacaattagaaaataattcgaacgatcattacgtagatattatattgatatactGACACGCTGACCTACatttaattcttaaaaaaaacttGACATGGCTCGAGGTTGCGACAAAaagcttcttctttcgttatcgCACTCGTTCGATTTTGTACGATTTCAAATACGAGCATCActaatctatataattttctgaAATCGGACTTGATGacataagtataataaagtGTTTGTTCACGATACGCTGTactcgtacgtacatacaacaGTTGTTTTCTTCCATGAAtacagaaatgaaaaaatcttATCATGATCtttcagaaaaaatattgaaacaaGAATCCATTATAAGGAACACTGTAAGTGAATGTGTCAAGCAAATCGAGAAAAGATATTCGATTTTGATATACACGGAGtacgaagaaacgatttcAATCTCCAAGGTGAAATATCTATAGCCCATCTCCCTCGATGAAACGAGATGCTATcagaaaagttttttattgCATTGGAAAGTTCCGTGAACAACGTGACTCAAAGGTGGCTGATAAACAATAGCGTAATCATTTCATAACGCCTTTCGAACGCCTTCGTTACTCTTgaaaactttatttattagattctttcattagatttttcttcatttatttcacaCCAAGAAATAgagttctttctctttctctctttctttcataactCGATTAATTTTGcctgttaaaataatttcttgtgTGATACACCAAATGCGTTTACACCATACGATAGAAACGTTAATATATCCGAAACATACGTCaacgggaaaaaaatataacgcaAGAAGCTACTttgaaaattcgatgaaaaggATCGACATGCTCTGTTTCGAATCTCGAAGGACAGGAACCATCTTGGGAAGCTATAAGATGCAGGAAAATTTATCGCCAAGAAGAAAAACCAACGCAAGAAGGTTTCCTCGATCGTTTTAAGACTTGACTTGAACTTGAAAGGTTTTTCCGGGAATACTCAAGAAAGACGTCTTTTCGTGTGTTGCGCTATAAAATCGTTCGTGGTCGTGCGTAATCCAGCGAGATTGCGGGACCTTCTTGGATTTAcatgagagaagaagagcaaaagacagagataaaagATGGAAATGGGGAAAAGGAGACGGTCAAGCATCAAACTGAGCGTTTCTGCTTTTACAAGCAGATTGGATCCTCTTGGAAGAACTTCACGCTCGAAAGAAACCACATCCTCGAATAAGGATGAGAGTATCAGTTTTCTGAAGCGTCTTACATATCCAATTGATACCCCTTAAAAGATCGACCGTCAAGTCAATCTCGCACAAATCGATCTGTAACCTCGTTTATCATTTTCTGGATagcaatgatataaaaaagattcgcttttatattttatgtaatacgCTATAAAAATTCCATGTCCCATAGTATACTACGGCTCAAAGAAGAATTCGAGACGTTCACAGAACGGCGCAGTTAAACGCGATGACTCTAGGAAACAATCGATCCAACGTGTGCCACGGCCTTGGACTGGATTAAAAAAGTGCCGCTCGATAAGCATCTTTGTAAATACTAACAGCAAAAGTAACGATTTCGCATTATCGATAGAGATATCATGTTTATCGGATACTAGAATTTTCAATGCGATTTTCCTATGGAAATCAAACAactattgttttctttaaaaaaataatactcagcgataatgaatttctttcttgataTCAGATACATCAAGTGGATACgctaaaaaatttatcaacacTTCgcaatttgataaaaatccaaagaaatgctagaaaaagataagaaagaatttacacataaataatcgataaatatttaattaatgccTTGTTGGAATTAATCCACTGTAATTTGATTAGATAAAACAcccaatgaaaaaatattatcgttctATCTACATCCGTTTAGATCGATCCACTTAAATTTCTAAAGAATGTGCATATATGCACGTACTCTTATTTCAAACGAAGAATCGATTTCTTCAtattcaaacaaaattatcaTCGTATTTTACCATTCTCAagttaagaataataaaggaaacgagaagaaaaaattggagaaaataagaagatggATCTCAATGAGCGAGTTCGTATGCATAATGTTGCGTACAACgatgttaataaattaacatgAATTTTATGTAAGTAGGTTAAGTAGGCGACCTGATAACAGTGCGCTTTTTAATAACCGTAGGGCTATTACGGAGTTATAAGGTGCCGCTCCTGATGTCTCATCGAGAAGTAGTCTTTGTGGATGTTATAAGAATTCATTAATTcttgtaaaaaggaaagatagtataattatatcaaacgaCCTAGAAACCCGGCACAATATTCGTAAGGGAAATGTCCAAACAATATTTATAGCACTTCCTATTGGTATTCGACACCGAAtcgtacgataaataattgacATATTGATTTTCGATATCGTCTAGAAATATTCGTGGGAggatataggtatgtatacaGATATACGGGCGTTACGTGTCTCTCTTGTAAAAGGTAGACGTTGTGTGGGTACATATTCATGAATGTaatgtttaaatttttttaagctCTCATTCGGATAACCGATCGCTTTGTTATAGACTCGTTAAGagtactataaatatatacctactattttcaaagagaataaaaaccTCGAAAGTAAACCTAGTGGGagcttttctttgtttcttacCGTCTCCTCATCGACACGTGCCACTTTAAAAGCATCATTCGAACTTCACTTTACACGATATTAAACCGCGGTCCTCACGGACGGTGactttttattgtttcgtaGCATGTGCAACAAAGCTCGCGTGAACGTACGCCGTACCATTTGCATTCTCATTACCATCTTCTcgttcttatttaaataagcGAACGACTGCGAGGCACTCGGAGCTGTTGtgctcgttttttttttctctctatctctgtaaCGCGCAAATCTATGTATAcatgaatttcatttctttttctttctatcctattTCAAAATAGTTCCTCCCCCTTTTACAAGATCAAtagagaattaattatttaacacgcactctgataattaatttctgcATATCCAATGTAAgtggataaatatatttctttttatctttcatatgAATCCAGAATACCCACGGGgaaaacatataaaatctttctcgtttaatttCACTCGTTCTATTATATTCCTACATCGACGAAGTGCagcttttttttacgaaagtaTACGCTCGatacctttcttcttctctcccttttcattttatttttcctttctttgcaTACCTAGCTACCTTGCGAATACTACGTTTTCTTGCGAACGAACTTCGATCGTTTTGATTCGAGGCTCCAATCGGTGTTGCGCGAGAAGCACGACATCGGCCACGCCACGCCGAGGAAATTCAATTTCGTTGCGACTATGTAATGGAGCAGAACATTCTGGCCGGAGAGAGTTAGGCCGGTCCTCGGCCGCACAGGAAATACCTATCGATGGTTATCCGACCGATCCATACGGATCCGCGTCGATTCCGCTTAAGCGACGCGATTGATACGTctctacatacgtacgtacgttcgcgAGTCTCCTACATTTCGTCTCTAAATTGACTCGATCCAAATTGGCTATCGAATTGGGAGTACAGTTTAGCGAGAAACATTGATATCGTCTGCTGAGAATCCagtttaatgaataatattacttCTTTAATATTAGATATGTACTTTAAGTAATCACAGATTTTAGAAGAATATCAAATGAAAGACTTCTTTGCACCAAGTTCCGTAATTGTCGAGTCtgatgttaattaaaaataattaaaaagatctaTTAACTCCCACAACAGAGATGGAAAATCGCTCGTGCAAGGAAATCTCTCGGTCTCTTCGTAATGTATCGTATTGACGAACAGAAAATTTTCCGCATACACGTCGTATAGTTTCCACACTCATTTCACATCGCAGCTTTCGCCAGGCGTTATCCTATGAGATGTTCAGAAAACTTGAAGTGCTCCAACGCATTGTGTGCAGTGCTTGCAAGCACGACTCCATCGCCATAACCGCATCGTCGTTATTGCGTTCCTCGATGTAACAAGGTATTCATACTGAGAAGTGTACAATACTCGCACGCCTCACGCATGCGATATCTAGAACGAACATAAGTGGCCATTTCCCGACaaccacgacgacgatgacgagagAAAATGCCTATTCGTATAAGCCACGAACCGAAAAATACTCTGGTATATAATCCCTACAAGAGGAAGGTTTCTCGTTTTAAAGTaaaaccaaaagaaagaagaaaagaaattgttcaCTTTTGACTTGGAACGCAAAGTTTCCTTTGAAAGATTCTACTGCTTATCAATGATTCCTTCTTATCAAGAATTCCTTCTAGCGCTCTCACATACACGCAGACTAggatatttcctttctttatctatcgatCTCGTTTACAGTCTACGAGAGGAAAGCCAAATTACGAGCCTCGGTGGTTCAGTTCGATAAAAGGGAACCCCGTCAAGTATCCATCGATGCGTTCGACTTCCTTCGCCATTGTGCATAAAATGTGACGTAGCTTTTAAGTTCCTTCTCCTCGTATCTTCAAAACGGGTTCACTCGGATAAAGCTTTTCCGTTGGATATTTTATTCTCCGCCATCATACTTTGTACATCGCGCCGAACGGAAAACACAACACACTCACCTACACTCTATCGTTTTTGAATTTCTAAAGCGAATGATTTTCCATTCGTCATtcgtttttacttatttttctcgCAGTGTGTTCGACAGCGTGCCCTTTGGGAAATCCTCTCGCATCGCACGTTCGTCCATGATGTCGAGATGCTTCGGGAGCATTCCATCGATATCACATTGacttattcgaaatatttttatatttcatccaATTTGAAAATTCCCACGCGGACACAGTTATCGAATCAACATGCAAACGCAAACAAAGAGCGACCGACAATGGGAATATTAAAGCTATGAAGAAGGTGTGGCTCGTTCTAATCGATACAATTTTTCCGTTGaaacctttctctttctccgttacgttcgatcgatcgacgtatTCATTTAAGCGCtccttttaaattaattcttttcttcggtaaaggaaaaaaaatggatcaGTGTACTATTTTTAAGATTCTTCGTTTCCGTACGAGTCGTGGGACGTCGACGAACTTCCGTAAAGAAGTGAAATTTATTACGAGAGGACGAGGAACTAGAAGTAACGcgaatattgatttttctacGCGACGGACGGTGCACGACCTACCATTACCTCGTATCAAGTGCAACCCCTAACAAAGTAAGTTATCCCCGCAAACGTTCGGTCGCTTGTAATCTAAAGCGCAACTACGCACCTATCGGGctactttttattctctccatGGCCGTGCACGTGACATACTGctagaaaaaaatacttactcgccatatgtttctcttttcacctTTATCGCGGTATAGTATCTCTAGACTGGtcgtgagataaaaaaaaccCAAgggaaatattttccaatattaGCTCGTTCGAGTCGAATTGACAAATTCatcttaaattaaattcaacgtCACTGTCCGACTCAATGAACATTAGAATAGTAGAAAGTCAatcgatagaattttaattagcCAACTACTTTCCATCTGAATCCGTCTATCTCAGTCAGCGCAAACAATCAATGTTTAATATGGTCGTTAGAGCATTCGGATAATTCTATTAATTGTCAATATTCGAAAAGGTTTCGAAATTGCGAACAAtctaagtatatttattatctgcTCTTCGTAAagcttattaatttataatatttcaaccgTATGTTCCAGAGACGGGCGGATCGAGGAACAATGAACGAATCGGAACGAGAAGGGACCGAAGCGgctcgataataataatatgtggACGACGAGGCCGCGTACGAAACGAAAGCGCTGGGATTCGCCAGCGACTAAAACGAGTACGTCGATCGGCAAAGAATCGTCcgagaaacaacaacaacaacgaagTGATCGTCGAAGAGACGGTTTCCGAATCCTTTATTCGGTGGTCCTGGCGGCCTGCATGGCGACCCAGGAAGCGAGAAGCGCCAGGTGTCCACCGCCGGAAACAATACCGAGATGTCCGTGTTATAATTTCGAAGACGGCCTCTTCCTCGAGTGTGCTGGTGCCACCGAAGAGTCCCTTAGGAATGCCTTGTCCAGTGTCATACAAGCTGCTGGACCAGAAGGTAACTAAGtctgctttcttttctatttatttcaagCGTCAAATTTAAGTCGAACTTTTGCCTCTCTAACTTTGGTTTGGAAGGATCGAGGATCGTCGAGATTAATCGAAATACTTTTAAttgatgatttttaatatcacatcGACTACTCTGATTTAGGAATGTTCGTCCAATCGTTAAATGTCTACGAGCTGGATCGGAAGGTGGAGGAACTCCGACCCCAAGCTTTTCCATCGGGCTCGCAAATTAGACACTTACAGATCTCACACTCGGCGATTCGTGAAATCAGCGAGGAGGCTTTCGTACGATTAGACAAGAGCTTGGAATCGTTGGCTCTCGTGTCCGGCCGACTGCCGCGAGTACCTCAGAAAGCAATGTCCACGTTGAAACGCTTGAAAGTCCTCGACCTCGAGGCTAATCTTATTCATGAACTACCGAGTTTCAGCTTTTACAACTTACCATTGATAAAACTGAATTTAAAGGGAAATCAAATAGTCAAAATCTCTGAGTACGCATTCGCCGGCTTGGAGTATACGTTGAAAGATCTTGATATGGCAGAAAATAAGATCAGGATGTTTCCTATGACATCACTTAGAAGGTTGGAACACTTAACATCATTGAAACTCGCGTGGAACGAGGTCGCGCAGTTGCCCGAAGACGGATACTCGCGACTTGACGCATTAAATTTTCTCGACCTCAGCAGCAACAATTTCAAGAACATACCTCTGAACTGTTTCCGTTGTTGTCCTTCTTTAAGGACTCTTTCGCTCTACTACAACGCCGTTGAGTCGGTCGACAAAGACGCCTTTATATCCTTGATAGATCTCGAATCTATCGATCTTAGTCACAACAAGATCGTATTCTTAGAAGTTGCTACATTTCGTGCCAATCAGAAGCTCAGGTCCATTGATCTCAGCCATAATCACATACACTATATACGCGGTGTATTCTCGAGATTGCCAGAATTAAAAGAACTCTTTCTAGcggaaaataatatattggaGATACCAGCGGAAACATTCGCCGGTAGTACGAGTCTCTCGGTCGTGTATCTTCAACAGAACGCTATCAGAAGGATCGACGCTAGAGGCTTGGTAACCCTCGGTCAGTTGGCCCAACTTCATCTAAGCGGTAATTACATCGAGAAAGTACCGAGGGACTTTCTCGAGCATTGCGAGAATCTATCGACTCTCTCTCTGGACGGTAACAACATACGGGAATTAGAAGTAGGAACGTTCGCGAAGGCGAAGCAATTGAGAGAACTTCGGCTGCAAGACAATCAAATTACGGAAGTTAAGAGAGGAGTCTTTGCTCCTCTACCGTCCCTTCTAGAGCTTCATCTTCAAAATAACGCGATAACAGACATGGAGACCGGTGCTTTACGATCTTTACACAGCCTTCAGCACGTTAATCTCCAAGGAAATTTATTAGCAGTCCTGGGAGACGTATTTCAAGTGTCGAACGAAATCGGACAAAACGGAAATACCGGTAGTTCTTTGGTATCCATACAACTGGACAACAACGGACTCGGTGTATTGCATAATGATTCTTTAAGAGGCCAAGCCTCTGTCAGAATCATGTGGTTGGGACACAATAGATTGACGCGCCTCCAGGCTCCACTCTTCAGAGATCTTCTTTTGGTCGAACGACTTTATCTCACAAACAACTCGATTTCACGAATAGAAGACACCGCCTTTCAGCCGATGCAAGCTTTAAAATTCCTCGAGCTTAGCATGAATCGATTGAGTCACGTCACCGTGAGAACTTTTTCCGAATTGCACGAACTCGAAGAACTCTATTTGCAGGACAACGGCCTTCGACGATTGGATCCCTACGCGTTGACAGCTTTAAAACGACTGCGTATACTGGATCTTGCTAACAATAATCTGAACGTATTGCACGATAAGATATTCCAGGAAGGTCTACCCATTAGAACTTTGAATCTGAAGAATTGTACGGTTAGTTTAATCGAGAACGGTGCCTTCAGAGgattaaataatcttttcgaACTTAATCTCGAACATAATCACCTCACTGCCACGGCTC contains:
- the LOC122637657 gene encoding protein artichoke-like, with product MWTTRPRTKRKRWDSPATKTSTSIGKESSEKQQQQRSDRRRDGFRILYSVVLAACMATQEARSARCPPPETIPRCPCYNFEDGLFLECAGATEESLRNALSSVIQAAGPEGMFVQSLNVYELDRKVEELRPQAFPSGSQIRHLQISHSAIREISEEAFVRLDKSLESLALVSGRLPRVPQKAMSTLKRLKVLDLEANLIHELPSFSFYNLPLIKLNLKGNQIVKISEYAFAGLEYTLKDLDMAENKIRMFPMTSLRRLEHLTSLKLAWNEVAQLPEDGYSRLDALNFLDLSSNNFKNIPLNCFRCCPSLRTLSLYYNAVESVDKDAFISLIDLESIDLSHNKIVFLEVATFRANQKLRSIDLSHNHIHYIRGVFSRLPELKELFLAENNILEIPAETFAGSTSLSVVYLQQNAIRRIDARGLVTLGQLAQLHLSGNYIEKVPRDFLEHCENLSTLSLDGNNIRELEVGTFAKAKQLRELRLQDNQITEVKRGVFAPLPSLLELHLQNNAITDMETGALRSLHSLQHVNLQGNLLAVLGDVFQVSNEIGQNGNTGSSLVSIQLDNNGLGVLHNDSLRGQASVRIMWLGHNRLTRLQAPLFRDLLLVERLYLTNNSISRIEDTAFQPMQALKFLELSMNRLSHVTVRTFSELHELEELYLQDNGLRRLDPYALTALKRLRILDLANNNLNVLHDKIFQEGLPIRTLNLKNCTVSLIENGAFRGLNNLFELNLEHNHLTATALDRLDIPGLRILRISYNNFSQINGNSLDGLPSLQHLAMDSAQIHRMPAELFSKNKNLAKLLLSNNFLKILSPVLFLELDSLKEVKLDGNRFIEIPYEVLANASTIEFLSLANNEIDHVDMSRLNGLTSLRELDLRSNYITTLSGFAAVNLSRLISVDLSHNHLTALPANFFARSNLLRKVELAANKFRQIPAVALSAQNIPNLAWLNVTANPLVRIHEISSEARYPALQEIHISGTNLTIVTSQDFEAFPALMHLFMGSNMISRVSPSAFRSLPNLLTLDLSINELELLPQERLKGLEHLRLLNLTHNRLKDLEDFPPDLKALQILDLSYNQISNVGKSTFQHLENLAELHLYGNWISSISPDAFKRLKKLRILDLSRNSLANLPLNAFRPLETQIRSLRAEENPLHCDCESQELWEWLRDHQKLVGGGVSRNRGGGGMRMNDVESGLLKCEQPPELRGLVFLDLDPHAFCSAPLVLKLAIQDIQPFSVLVSWQSRNHSGLRGYQVAYHALDNVDEVRARFLEPSARSIKLSKLMSNTRYLICVFGLGNWLTNLNEEMIVSHLNISKDELIESTPVTQMADSPTSRCTEVKTLETPNAVISSDGSSMGDMGGVSSFLTRRLGLIVGCCMGFVVFLLLVSILGYLKVKKQREAVKRDQQPIPPEYISYRHFSIQSGEAGHAARQASQEGQHPSFISNVGNTTLNV